A window of the Mauremys mutica isolate MM-2020 ecotype Southern unplaced genomic scaffold, ASM2049712v1 Super-Scaffold_328, whole genome shotgun sequence genome harbors these coding sequences:
- the GAL3ST4 gene encoding galactose-3-O-sulfotransferase 4 — MKLLPRCCRLQVLGAALAVCMTIGFTLQLLGVPFQGRGSPDWLPHLRLLPGGGAEERAPSHPLSPRPCQPRRHIVFLKTHKTGSSTIVNLLHRFGETRGLRFALPPRYQFGYPYPFQARRVKGYRPGGPSFDILCHHMRFQLPEVQKVMPPDSFYFSIVRDPGSLAESAFSYYRGVAPAFRRAGSLTQFLAAPERFYDPAERGNHYARNLLWFDFGLAPPAAPGPEAVRAALAQLERSFPLVLLTEHFDESLVLLREALCWAEEDVDAFRHNGRNPRAVRPLDPAQAARLRAWNGLDWQLYAHFNRSFWRRVEAFGPARLQAEVARLRERRRALAERCLQGGGPVEAAGIPDERIRPFQFGQAQILGYALRPGLGPAEQQLCTRMVTPELQYKDRLDARQFGANGSEGAGGGRGR; from the exons ATGAAGCTGCTCCCCCGGTGCTGCCGGCTCCAGGTCCTCGGGGCCGCCCTGGCCGTGTGCATGACCATCGGCTTCACCCTCCAGCTGCTGGGGGTCCCTTTCCAAGGGAG GGGCTCCCCGGACTGGCTGCCCCACCTCCGGTTGCTCcccgggggtggggctgaggagagGGCCCCCTCCCACCCGTTgtccccccggccctgccagccCCGGCGCCACATCGTCTTCCTGAAGACGCACAAGACGGGCAGCAGCACCATCGTGAACCTGCTGCACCGGTTCGGGGAGACGCGGGGCCTGCGTttcgccctgcccccccgctaCCAGTTCGGGTACCCCTACCCCTTCCAGGCCCGGCGGGTGAAGGGCTACCGGCCGGGGGGGCCCAGCTTCGACATCCTCTGCCACCACATGCGCTTCCAGCTGCCCGAG GTGCAGAAAGTGATGCCCCCCGACAGCTTCTACTTCTCCATCGTGCGGGACCCGGGGTCGCTGGCCGAATCCGCCTTCTCCTACTACCGGGGGGTGGCGCCGGCTTTCCGCCGGGCGGGCTCGCTGACCCAGTTCCTGGCGGCGCCCGAGCGCTTCTACGACCCGGCCGAGCGGGGCAACCACTACGCCCGCAACCTGCTGTGGTTCGACTTCGGGCTGGCGCCGCCGGCCGCGCCGGGCCCCGAGGCCGTGCGGGCGGCGCTGGCCCAGCTGGAGCGGAGCTTCCCGCTGGTGCTGCTGACGGAGCACTTCGACGAGTCGCTGGTGCTGCTGCGGGAGGCGCTGTGCTGGGCGGAGGAGGACGTGGACGCCTTCCGGCACAACGGGCGCAACCCCCGGGCCGTGCGGCCCCTGGACCCCGCCCAGGCCGCCCGGCTGCGGGCCTGGAACGGCCTGGACTGGCAGCTCTACGCCCACTTCAACCGCAGCTTCTGGCGCCGCGTGGAGGCCTTCGGGCCGGCCCGGCTGCAGGCCGAGGTGGCCCGGCTGCGGGAGCGGCGCCGGGCGCTGGCCGAGCGCTGCCTGCAGGGCGGGGGCCCCGTGGAGGCGGCCGGCATCCCCGACGAGCGGATCCGCCCCTTCCAGTTCGGCCAGGCGCAGATCCTGGGCTACGCGCtgcggccggggctggggcccgCCGAACAGCAGCTCTGCACCCGCATGGTCACCCCCGAGCTGCAGTACAAGGACAGGCTGGACGCCCGACAGTTCGGGGCCAACGGCTCGGAGGGCGCAGGTGGAGGGCGGGGCAGGTAG
- the TRAPPC14 gene encoding trafficking protein particle complex subunit 14 yields the protein MEAQCDYFMYFPAVPFPARELLRGEPGRYRALPRRNHLYLGETVRFLLVLRGRPGPGGARTPWGELGSSLAALASVSPGGVDPGGEGDGEPPEEPGGEGDAPPPAPGSFRDCRPLLTHGQGPLGRPAAGIPVEEPIVSTDEVIFPLTISLDNLPPGTVKAKIVVTVWKREQESPEVRERGYLSLLQNRAPAQLFREEQGAFKAQVSTMLTVLPPPGLKCRQLNVSGKYLTVLKVLNGCSQEEISLWDVRILPNFNASYLPMLPDGSVLLVDDVCHHSGEVPVGAFCRVAGAGSGCPCALSALEEQNFLFQLQAPERPQEDTKEGLEVPLVAVVQWSTPKLPFTSSIYTHYRLPSIRLDRPRFVMTAACESPVPLRRRFTVTYTLLNNLQDFLAVRLVWTPESATAGKKLSSEERRATQAALDSIVCHTPLNSLGYSRKGSALTIRVAFQALRAGLFELSQHMKLKLQFTASVSNPPPDARPISRRSSPGSPAVRDLVERHQAGLGRSQSFSHQQPSRSHLMRSGSVMERRAITPPVGSPVGRPLYLPPEKSVLSLDKIAKRECKVLVVEPIK from the exons atggAAGCGCAGTGCGATTACTTCATGTACTTCCCGGCCGTGCCCTTCCCGGCCCgggagctgctgcggggcgaGCCGGGCCGGTACCGGGCGCTGCCCCGGCGCAACCACCTCTACCTGGGCGAGACCGTCCGCTTCCTGCTGGTGCTGCGGGGccggcccgggccggggggcgcCCGCACCccctggggggagctgggctccTCCCTGGCCGCCCTGGCCAGCGTCAGCCCCGGGGGGGTCGACCCGGGGGGCGAGGGGGACGGGGAGCCCCCCGAggagccgggcggggagggggacgcGCCCCCTCCGGCCCCCGGCTCCTTCCGCGACTGCCGGCCTCTGCTGACCCACGGCCAGGGACCCCTGGGGCGACCGGCCGCCGGG ataccTGTGGAGGAGCCAATCGTCTCCACGGACGAGGTCATTTTCCCGCTGACGATTTCCCTGGACAACCTGCCCCCCGGGACCGTCAAGGCcaag ATTGTGGTGACGGTGTGGAAGCGGGAGCAGGAGTCGCCGGAGGTGCGGGAACGGGGGTACCTGAGCCTGCTGCAGAACCGGGCGCCGGCCCAGCTCTTCCGCGAGGAGCAGGGGGCCTTCAAAGCCCAAG TGAGCACCATGCTGACCGTGCTGCCCCCTCCGGGGCTGAAATGCCGCCAGCTGAACGTCTCCGGGAAATACCTCACCGTGCTCAAGG TGCTGAACGGCTGCTCCCAGGAGGAAATCTCTCTATGGGACGTCCGCATCCTGCCCAACTTCAACGCCAGCTACCTGCCTATGCTGCCCGACGGCTCCGTGCTGCTGGTCGACGACGTCTg ccatcACTCGGGCGAGGTGCCCGTCGGCGCCTTCTGCCGCGTGGCCGGCGCCGGCTCCGGCTGCCCCTGCGCCCTGAGCGCCCTGGAGGAGCAGAACTTCCTCTTCCAGCTGCAGGCGCCCGAGCGGCCCCAGGAGGACACCAAGGAG GGTCTGGAGGTGCCCCTGGTGGCTGTGGTTCAGTGGTCGACACCCAAACTCCCCTTCACCAGCAGCATCTACACCCACTACAG GCTGCCCAGCATCCGGCTGGACCGGCCGCGGTTCGTGATGACAGCTGCCTGCGAGTCGCCCGTGCCCCTGCGCCGACGCTTCACCGTCACCTACACCCTGCTCAACAACCTGCAGGACTTCCTGGCCGTGCGGCTCGTCTGGACCCCGGAGAGCGCCACGGCGG gGAAGAAGCTGTCCAGCGAGGAGCGCCGGGCCACGCAGGCAGCCCTGGACTCCATCGTCTGCCACACGCCCCTCAACAGCCTGGGCTACTCGCGCAAGGGCAGCGCCCTGACCATCCGCGTCGCCTTCCAGGCCCTGCGCGCCGGCCTCTTCGAG ctctcccagcaCATGAAGCTGAAGCTGCAGTTCACAGCGAGCGTCTCGAACCCGCCCCCCGACGCCCGGCCCATCTCGCGCAGGAGCAGCCCCGGCAGCCCGGCTGTGCGGGACCTGGTGGAGCGGCAccaggccgggctgggccggtCCCAGTCCTTCTCCCACCAGCAGCCGTCCCGCAGCCACCTCATGAG GTCAGGCAGCGTCATGGAGCGCCGCGCCATCACCCCGCCCGTGGGCTCCCCCGTGGGCCGCCCCCTCTACCTGCCCCCCGAGAAGAGCGTCCTGTCGCTGGACAAGATCGCCAAGCGGGAGTGCAAGGTGCTGGTGGTGGAGCCCATCAAGTGA
- the LOC123361573 gene encoding transmembrane protein 272-like: MAEDPDGSRAPLLPGTAESPVHPALSFLGKVVVSALPIASIAIGAVYLGQCPRQPLLPYYLLVGGSTVLLFLLLSCLPCGDGTDPPQLSPGARGWRALFLLFFFAWFIAGNVWVYSIYPPEYKDPHHRNFCHRLLYLFAFWVTTLVYVGLGVALLAALGILGCLVLLRARLPWLQRGDQYP, translated from the exons ATGGCTGAGGACCCAGATGGCAGCAGGGCCCCCCTACTTCCAGGCACGGCGGAGTCCCCTGTGCACCCTGCCCTGAGCT TCCTGGGGAAGGTGGTGGTTTCGGCGCTGCCCATTGCCAGCATTGCCATCG GAGCCGTGTACCTGGGCCAGTGCCCCCGCCAGCCCCTCCTGCCCTATTACCTGCTGGTGGGGGGCAGCACggtgctgctgttcctgctgctgaGCTGCCTGCCCTGCGGCGATGGGACGGACCccccccagctgagccccggcGCCCGCGGCTGGAGGGCGCTTTTCCTGCTCTTCTTCTTCGCCTGGTTCATCGCTG gTAACGTCTGGGTCTACTCCATCTACCCCCCGGAGTACAAGGACCCCCACCATCGGAATTTCTGCCACCGCCTCCTCTACCTCTTCGCCTTCTGGGTCACCACGCTGGTGTACGTGGGGCTGGGGGTCGCGCTGCTGGCGGCTCTTGGCATCCTGGGCTGCCTGGTGCTGCTGCGGGCGCGGCTGCCCTGGCTGCAGCGGGGAGACCAGTACCCCTAg
- the LAMTOR4 gene encoding ragulator complex protein LAMTOR4: MTTALTQGLERIPDQLGYLVICDGAVLASAGDLENAEHTAGVISELVATACGFRLQRGPDPPFKRLSVVFGEHTFLVTVSGQKIFVVKRQNHLREPVAV; the protein is encoded by the exons ATG ACCACAGCGCTGACCCAGGGGCTAGAGCGGATCCCTGACCAGCTGGGCTACCTGGTGATCTGCGATGGAGCCGTGCTGGCG TCGGCCGGTGACCTGGAGAACGCCGAGCACACGGCCGGGGTGATCTCGGAGCTGGTGGCCACAGCCTGTGGCTTCCGGCTCCAGCGTGGCCCCGACCCCCCCTTCAAACGCCTCTCAG TGGTGTTCGGGGAACACACCTTCCTGGTGACCGTCTCCGGCCAGAAGATCTTCGTGGTCAAGCGGCAGAACCACTTGCGGGAGCCGGTCGCCGTCTGA